GGTTGAAGAGGCGGGACTGGAAGGCCGAGAGGTACAGCTTGCGCTGGAACTTGTCGGGACGGCGCGGCAGCCGCTGGCCCAGCACCAACAGGCGGCCGAAATCCGCGTTGTCGCCCTCGCGCCCGAAGCGCTGCTCGCCGAAGTAGTTGGGAACGCCCCGGGCGCCCAGCCGGGAGAAGCTCTCGCGCGCCGCCCCCACGTCCCGCACGCCCCTCAGGCGCAGCCGGAAGCGGTTTCCCCGCAGGTGCCCGGTGCGCAGCTTGTTGCCATGGCGCCGGGTCCACAGGACGCGCACGCCCTCCAGCGAGAAGTCCGGGACACGCGGCTCGGCCTTCGCGGGCACGGAGAGCAGCTGCCGGGTGATGGCCTGCCGGTCCTTCATGCCGGCCACCCCTATCTCTCCCTCGTCCACGCCCAGCGCGGTGGCCAGGGCACGCACCAGCTCACGGGTGTCCCGGCCGCGCTTCTCCACCCAGAGGTAGAGGTGCTCCCCCTCCCCCGAGGGCTGGTAGGCGGGGAGCTCCTCCACCTCGAAGTCCTCGGGGACGAGCTTGAAGGCGCCACCGCACCCCGGCACGTCCTCCGTCAGCCGGGGGAGCCGAGCGTCGCTCATGACCCGCCGAGCGTGGCGAGCATGTCCTTCACGCGCCGGGCGAGGTCCTCGTCCGCGCGGGATTCGAGCAACTCACCCGCCTGGAAGAGGAGGAAGAACATGACGTCGCTGAGCGCCTGCCGGAAGGCGGCGAGTGGCTCCGGCCCCAGCGTGGCGCGGTAGCGCTCGTAGGACTCCACCAGCCGGGCGTCCTGCAGGCTTCCGTCCTGCGCGAAGGCCAGCCCCGCCAGCACGGGCGACGAGGACAGCGCCTGTCCCGAGAGCGCGGCGTTGGCCGAGGCGATGAACTCGCGCGCCAGGCCCTGCTTGGACACCTCGGAGGCGATCTCCCGGAAGATGCGGTTGAAGACGCGCACCACCTCGCGCACGTCCAGCACCGGCGTCTGGGTCGCCTGCTGGGTGATGGCGCGCAGCCCGGACTGCGACACCCGCACCGCCGGGATGCCGGTGGAGGATGGGCGCACCACGGGAATCCCCATGA
This is a stretch of genomic DNA from Archangium violaceum. It encodes these proteins:
- the truD gene encoding tRNA pseudouridine(13) synthase TruD, with product MSDARLPRLTEDVPGCGGAFKLVPEDFEVEELPAYQPSGEGEHLYLWVEKRGRDTRELVRALATALGVDEGEIGVAGMKDRQAITRQLLSVPAKAEPRVPDFSLEGVRVLWTRRHGNKLRTGHLRGNRFRLRLRGVRDVGAARESFSRLGARGVPNYFGEQRFGREGDNADFGRLLVLGQRLPRRPDKFQRKLYLSAFQSRLFNRALVDRLRAGTFDTALLGDVLRKEETGGLFVCESPEVDGPRAASWEVSPAGPLFGPKMTAAAHAVAEAEAKLLADEGVTLDDFKRGGDETQGGRRPYRVRLSNPSLEVEGEDVVLSFELPKGSYATEVLHELLKDG